One Megalops cyprinoides isolate fMegCyp1 chromosome 4, fMegCyp1.pri, whole genome shotgun sequence genomic window carries:
- the LOC118776583 gene encoding ubiquitin-associated protein 2-like isoform X2: MMTSLVSDRTRGSRDKALPATTQSTQPQKQIQATAEQIRLAQVIYDKNDADFEDKVKQLMEVTGKNQDECMVALHDCNEDVNRAINFLLEDSSDTNSWETVGKKRGLVKEGSENKENREKRGEREASRGRGGPTKRGRGATRVRDVRSEENGVDPGPGDRGVDRRGRGRGRGMGVRGRGRGAGGSRFSSQGMGTFNPADYTASAGAEGTRTDTWESGANDGVDGTGAWRNSLDDWATDDWNEDSDAVTVSPQLSETKVFIASSAPAAENHVAPGQSLDLASLLHKPASVEEAGEMEPPSPEGLGHSLVFTNSQHNSRTSATSYAHAALSSVLGSGFGNLGGSKPGQQSAGAQVMEQLKGPGLGPRPTPQPVAGGNSSSTAGVSVTPAASVAPGVSVTSSSVSTSSWDIKPPVTQTTTAASSQFSREFKSQPEPSLVLSQLAQRQQNSLSQPGHLPQVRPASPAARPAPSPPGLEPFPKPHDASLPQDDPSPGAKAMTGDSQGSGSGQQRQMKTQKRRITPTSKIPSSAVEMPGSADVSGLNVQFGALDFGSEAALPDFGQPENNSTREAVPGAQTQSTLYPIPISEPLGSALSLPLPSSLAPPSCATPPASSSSSSSSSGSSLETSAPSHSHLAFPQSQDPPAAPVTNGFNGVRNPTPLDTTSASSTPKPESPSLSSGGSSAQAPSALLPPSVPPHSAALPSLTSELPPASLPALSSHVNSTQSSGSTLSSSSSLTHTIVDSTSSHSTSSVPAFSSATAPLSSNGTASGSSAVSVTSSTHGTGALGLTGNGTTVPSVCRTAPLPSSSSGKAPPNLAQGVPPLLPNQYIMGPGGLLPAYPIYGYEDLQMLQSRLPMDYYGITFPGPTATLAGRDGSLANTPYSGEVTKFGRADSASPAPPTSLSAAPPPQAPQPPQSQAQSQAAQQQQSGHGAQQAFLNPALPPGYGYTGLPYYPGVPGVPSAFQYGPTMFVPPASAKQHGVGLGNPSTQFQQQPASYGQHTYASGFDDLTQGPAGGDYSKGGYSSSSQAQAKAAAGPGKGISVTSGNAGVPDMTTSVYNKTQSFDKQGFHTGTPPPFSLPSALGGTGPLNPGGAPGYAPAPFLHILPAHQQPHSQLLHHHLTQDGQGGPSQRSQSSGMQQKTQATKSSYGSSPYWGN; this comes from the exons aaCTCATGGGAGACGGTGGGGAAGAAGCGAGGCCTGGTGAAGGAGGGATCAGAGAACAAGGAGAACCGGGAGAAGAGGGGCGAGAGGGAGGCCAGCCGGGGCCGTGGGGGGCCAACCAAAAGGGGCCGGGGAGCCACCCGCGTCCGCGATG TGCGGTCGGAGGAGAACGGTGTTGACCCCGGTCCAGGAGACAGGGGAGTGGACcgcagagggaggggaagaggccGAG GGATGGGAGTtcgagggagggggagaggagctgGTGGGAGCCGGTTTTCCTCCCAGGGAATGGG gacCTTCAACCCCGCTGACTACACTGCCAGCGCAGGGGCGGAGGGCACTCGCACAGACACCTGGGAGTCGGGGGCAAACGACGGCGTCGATGGAACAG gTGCCTGGAGAAACTCCCTGGATGACTGGGCCACAGATGACTGGAATGAAGAC AGTGATGCTGTGACTGTCTCCCCGCAGCTGTCTGAGACCAAAGTGTTCATCGCCTCCTCTGCTCCTGCGGCTGAGAACCATGTCGCACCTGGGCAAAG TCTGGACCTGGCGTCTCTGCTGCACAAGCCCGCGAGCGTGGAGGAGGCGGGGGAGAtggagcccccctcccccgaggGTCTGGGCCACAGCCTGGTGTTCACCAACTCCCAGCACAACTCCAGAACCTCTGCCACCAGCTACGCCCACGCCGCCCTG TCCTCAGTGCTGGGTTCTGGCTTTGGGAACCTGGGCGGCTCCAAGCCGGGCCAGCAGTCGGCTGGAGCTCAGGTAATGGAGCAGCTGAAGGGGCCCGGTCTGGGGCCTCGGCCCACGCCACAGCCCGTCGCCGGGGGCAACAGTAGTAGCACCGCAGGGGTGTCGGTGACTCCGGCAGCATCGGTGGCTCCGGGGGTCTCGGTGACCTCGAGCTCTGTCTCCACGTCCTCCTGGGACATCAAGCCTCCGGTGACTCAGACGACCACCGCGGCCTCCTCCCAGTTCAGTC GGGAATTTAAGTCTCAGCCGGAGCCATCCCTGGTCCTCAGCCAGCTCGCCCAGAGGCAGCAGAACTCCCTGTCCCAACCAGGCCACCTGCCCCAGGTCCGACCTGCAAGCCCCGccgcccgccccgccccctcacccccgGGTCTTGAGCCCTTCCCCAAACCCCACGACGCCTCCCTGCCCCAAGACGACCCCTCTCCTGGGGCCAAGGCAATGACAGGGGACTCCCAGGGCAGTGGCAGCGGCCAGCAGAGGCAGATGAAGACACAGAAACGCAGGATAACCCCCACTTCCAAG ATTCCGTCCTCTGCAGTGGAGATGCCCGGCTCGGCGGACGTCTCTGGGCTCAACGTGCAGTTTGGGGCCCTGGACTTTGGTTCCGAGGCAGCCCTGCCTGACTTTGGCCAGCCGGAGAACAACAGCACCAGAGAAGCGGTTCctggagcacagacacagagcacccTCTACCCCATACCCATCAG TGAGCCGCTGGGAAGCGCGCTGTCTCTGCCGCTGCCTTCATCCCTGGCCCCGCCCAGCTGTGCCACGCCCCCTGCCTCTTCGTCATCTTCGTCCTCATCCTCTGGGAGCAGCTTGGAGACGAGCGCACCCTCACACTCGCACCTCGCCTTCCCCCAGAGCCAGGACCCCCCCGCGGCTCCGGTCACT aatggCTTCAATGGTGTAAGGAACCCCACTCCACTGGACA CTACATCAGCCTCCTCCACTCCAAAGCCAGAGTCGCCATCTTTGAGCAGCGGCGGTAGCTCTGCCCAGGCACCCTCCGCCCTGCTGCCCCCCTCCGTGCCCCCCCACAGCGCCGCCCTGCCCAGCCTGACCTCAGAGCTGCCCCCCGCCTCCCTGCCCGCCCTCAGCAG TCATGTGAACAGCACACAGTCCTCGGGCTCGACCCTCTCCTCCAGTTCCTCTCTCACA CACACCATTGTGGACAGTACGAGCTCCCACAGCACCTCCTCTGTCCCTGCCTTCTCCTCGGCTACCGCCCCCCTCAGCAGCAACGGGACCGCGAGCGGTAGCAGCGCGGTCAGCGTGACCAGCAGCACGCACGGGACTGGGGCCCTGGGCCTGACCGGAAACGGGACGACCGTTCCCTCTGTCTGCCGAACCGCGCCGCTGCCGTCGTCGTCATCGG GTAAAGCGCCCCCTAACCTGGCCCAGGGGGTGCCCCCTCTGCTGCCCAACCAGTACATCATGGGCCCAGGCGGGCTGCTCCCTGCGTACCCG ATCTACGGCTACGAGGACCTCCAGATGTTGCAGTCGCGGCTGCCGATG GATTACTACGGAATCACATTCCCAGGCCCGACGGCGACGCTGGCAGGCAGAGACGGCAGTCTCGCCAACACCCCTTACTCAG GTGAAGTGACGAAATTCGGCAGGGCGGACTCGGCCTccccggccccgcccaccaGCTTGTCGgcggccccgcccccgcagGCCCCGCAGCCCCCGCAGAGCCAGGCGCAGAGCCAGGCggcgcagcagcagcagagcggCCACGGCGCCCAGCAGGCCTTCCTCAACCCCGCGCTGCCGCCCGGCTACGGCTACACCGGCCTGCCCTACTACCCCGGCGTGCCGGGCGTGCCCAGCGCCTTCCAGTACGGCCCCACCATGTTCGTGCCGCCCGCCTCCGCCAAGCAGCACGGCGTCGGCCTCGGCAACCCCTCCACCCAGTTCCAGCAGCAGCCCGCCTCGTACGGACAGCACACCTACGCCTCAG GGTTTGATGATCTGACACAGGGCCCAGCTGGAGGAGACTACAGCAAAGGGGGCTACAGCAGCTCCTCCCAAGCACAGGCCAAGGCTGCTGCTGGCCCGGGCAAAG GTATCTCTGTGACCTCCGGCAATGCCGGGGTACCGGATATGACTACTTCTGTTTACAACAAGACCCAG TCCTTCGATAAGCAGGGATTCCACACCGGGACGCCCCCGCCCTTCAGCCTGCCCTCGGCGCTGGGGGGCACAGGACCCCTGAACCCCGGGGGAGCCCCTGGATACGCCCCCGCTCCCTTCCTCCACATCCTGCCTGCCCATCAGCAGCCACACTCCCAGCTGCTGCACCACCACCTCACACAGGACGGCCAG GGCGGCCCAAGCCAGCGCAGCCAGTCCAGCGGCATGCAGCAGAAGACCCAGGCCACAAAGTCAAGCTACGGTAGCTCCCCCTACTGGGGCAACTGa
- the LOC118776583 gene encoding ubiquitin-associated protein 2-like isoform X4, with translation MMTSLVSDRTRGSRDKALPATTQSTQPQKQIQATAEQIRLAQVIYDKNDADFEDKVKQLMEVTGKNQDECMVALHDCNEDVNRAINFLLEDSSDTNSWETVGKKRGLVKEGSENKENREKRGEREASRGRGGPTKRGRGATRVRDVRSEENGVDPGPGDRGVDRRGRGRGRGMGVRGRGRGAGGSRFSSQGMGTFNPADYTASAGAEGTRTDTWESGANDGVDGTGAWRNSLDDWATDDWNEDLSETKVFIASSAPAAENHVAPGQSLDLASLLHKPASVEEAGEMEPPSPEGLGHSLVFTNSQHNSRTSATSYAHAALSSVLGSGFGNLGGSKPGQQSAGAQVMEQLKGPGLGPRPTPQPVAGGNSSSTAGVSVTPAASVAPGVSVTSSSVSTSSWDIKPPVTQTTTAASSQFSREFKSQPEPSLVLSQLAQRQQNSLSQPGHLPQVRPASPAARPAPSPPGLEPFPKPHDASLPQDDPSPGAKAMTGDSQGSGSGQQRQMKTQKRRITPTSKIPSSAVEMPGSADVSGLNVQFGALDFGSEAALPDFGQPENNSTREAVPGAQTQSTLYPIPISEPLGSALSLPLPSSLAPPSCATPPASSSSSSSSSGSSLETSAPSHSHLAFPQSQDPPAAPVTNGFNGVRNPTPLDTTSASSTPKPESPSLSSGGSSAQAPSALLPPSVPPHSAALPSLTSELPPASLPALSSHVNSTQSSGSTLSSSSSLTHTIVDSTSSHSTSSVPAFSSATAPLSSNGTASGSSAVSVTSSTHGTGALGLTGNGTTVPSVCRTAPLPSSSSGKAPPNLAQGVPPLLPNQYIMGPGGLLPAYPIYGYEDLQMLQSRLPMDYYGITFPGPTATLAGRDGSLANTPYSGEVTKFGRADSASPAPPTSLSAAPPPQAPQPPQSQAQSQAAQQQQSGHGAQQAFLNPALPPGYGYTGLPYYPGVPGVPSAFQYGPTMFVPPASAKQHGVGLGNPSTQFQQQPASYGQHTYASGFDDLTQGPAGGDYSKGGYSSSSQAQAKAAAGPGKGISVTSGNAGVPDMTTSVYNKTQSFDKQGFHTGTPPPFSLPSALGGTGPLNPGGAPGYAPAPFLHILPAHQQPHSQLLHHHLTQDGQGGPSQRSQSSGMQQKTQATKSSYGSSPYWGN, from the exons aaCTCATGGGAGACGGTGGGGAAGAAGCGAGGCCTGGTGAAGGAGGGATCAGAGAACAAGGAGAACCGGGAGAAGAGGGGCGAGAGGGAGGCCAGCCGGGGCCGTGGGGGGCCAACCAAAAGGGGCCGGGGAGCCACCCGCGTCCGCGATG TGCGGTCGGAGGAGAACGGTGTTGACCCCGGTCCAGGAGACAGGGGAGTGGACcgcagagggaggggaagaggccGAG GGATGGGAGTtcgagggagggggagaggagctgGTGGGAGCCGGTTTTCCTCCCAGGGAATGGG gacCTTCAACCCCGCTGACTACACTGCCAGCGCAGGGGCGGAGGGCACTCGCACAGACACCTGGGAGTCGGGGGCAAACGACGGCGTCGATGGAACAG gTGCCTGGAGAAACTCCCTGGATGACTGGGCCACAGATGACTGGAATGAAGAC CTGTCTGAGACCAAAGTGTTCATCGCCTCCTCTGCTCCTGCGGCTGAGAACCATGTCGCACCTGGGCAAAG TCTGGACCTGGCGTCTCTGCTGCACAAGCCCGCGAGCGTGGAGGAGGCGGGGGAGAtggagcccccctcccccgaggGTCTGGGCCACAGCCTGGTGTTCACCAACTCCCAGCACAACTCCAGAACCTCTGCCACCAGCTACGCCCACGCCGCCCTG TCCTCAGTGCTGGGTTCTGGCTTTGGGAACCTGGGCGGCTCCAAGCCGGGCCAGCAGTCGGCTGGAGCTCAGGTAATGGAGCAGCTGAAGGGGCCCGGTCTGGGGCCTCGGCCCACGCCACAGCCCGTCGCCGGGGGCAACAGTAGTAGCACCGCAGGGGTGTCGGTGACTCCGGCAGCATCGGTGGCTCCGGGGGTCTCGGTGACCTCGAGCTCTGTCTCCACGTCCTCCTGGGACATCAAGCCTCCGGTGACTCAGACGACCACCGCGGCCTCCTCCCAGTTCAGTC GGGAATTTAAGTCTCAGCCGGAGCCATCCCTGGTCCTCAGCCAGCTCGCCCAGAGGCAGCAGAACTCCCTGTCCCAACCAGGCCACCTGCCCCAGGTCCGACCTGCAAGCCCCGccgcccgccccgccccctcacccccgGGTCTTGAGCCCTTCCCCAAACCCCACGACGCCTCCCTGCCCCAAGACGACCCCTCTCCTGGGGCCAAGGCAATGACAGGGGACTCCCAGGGCAGTGGCAGCGGCCAGCAGAGGCAGATGAAGACACAGAAACGCAGGATAACCCCCACTTCCAAG ATTCCGTCCTCTGCAGTGGAGATGCCCGGCTCGGCGGACGTCTCTGGGCTCAACGTGCAGTTTGGGGCCCTGGACTTTGGTTCCGAGGCAGCCCTGCCTGACTTTGGCCAGCCGGAGAACAACAGCACCAGAGAAGCGGTTCctggagcacagacacagagcacccTCTACCCCATACCCATCAG TGAGCCGCTGGGAAGCGCGCTGTCTCTGCCGCTGCCTTCATCCCTGGCCCCGCCCAGCTGTGCCACGCCCCCTGCCTCTTCGTCATCTTCGTCCTCATCCTCTGGGAGCAGCTTGGAGACGAGCGCACCCTCACACTCGCACCTCGCCTTCCCCCAGAGCCAGGACCCCCCCGCGGCTCCGGTCACT aatggCTTCAATGGTGTAAGGAACCCCACTCCACTGGACA CTACATCAGCCTCCTCCACTCCAAAGCCAGAGTCGCCATCTTTGAGCAGCGGCGGTAGCTCTGCCCAGGCACCCTCCGCCCTGCTGCCCCCCTCCGTGCCCCCCCACAGCGCCGCCCTGCCCAGCCTGACCTCAGAGCTGCCCCCCGCCTCCCTGCCCGCCCTCAGCAG TCATGTGAACAGCACACAGTCCTCGGGCTCGACCCTCTCCTCCAGTTCCTCTCTCACA CACACCATTGTGGACAGTACGAGCTCCCACAGCACCTCCTCTGTCCCTGCCTTCTCCTCGGCTACCGCCCCCCTCAGCAGCAACGGGACCGCGAGCGGTAGCAGCGCGGTCAGCGTGACCAGCAGCACGCACGGGACTGGGGCCCTGGGCCTGACCGGAAACGGGACGACCGTTCCCTCTGTCTGCCGAACCGCGCCGCTGCCGTCGTCGTCATCGG GTAAAGCGCCCCCTAACCTGGCCCAGGGGGTGCCCCCTCTGCTGCCCAACCAGTACATCATGGGCCCAGGCGGGCTGCTCCCTGCGTACCCG ATCTACGGCTACGAGGACCTCCAGATGTTGCAGTCGCGGCTGCCGATG GATTACTACGGAATCACATTCCCAGGCCCGACGGCGACGCTGGCAGGCAGAGACGGCAGTCTCGCCAACACCCCTTACTCAG GTGAAGTGACGAAATTCGGCAGGGCGGACTCGGCCTccccggccccgcccaccaGCTTGTCGgcggccccgcccccgcagGCCCCGCAGCCCCCGCAGAGCCAGGCGCAGAGCCAGGCggcgcagcagcagcagagcggCCACGGCGCCCAGCAGGCCTTCCTCAACCCCGCGCTGCCGCCCGGCTACGGCTACACCGGCCTGCCCTACTACCCCGGCGTGCCGGGCGTGCCCAGCGCCTTCCAGTACGGCCCCACCATGTTCGTGCCGCCCGCCTCCGCCAAGCAGCACGGCGTCGGCCTCGGCAACCCCTCCACCCAGTTCCAGCAGCAGCCCGCCTCGTACGGACAGCACACCTACGCCTCAG GGTTTGATGATCTGACACAGGGCCCAGCTGGAGGAGACTACAGCAAAGGGGGCTACAGCAGCTCCTCCCAAGCACAGGCCAAGGCTGCTGCTGGCCCGGGCAAAG GTATCTCTGTGACCTCCGGCAATGCCGGGGTACCGGATATGACTACTTCTGTTTACAACAAGACCCAG TCCTTCGATAAGCAGGGATTCCACACCGGGACGCCCCCGCCCTTCAGCCTGCCCTCGGCGCTGGGGGGCACAGGACCCCTGAACCCCGGGGGAGCCCCTGGATACGCCCCCGCTCCCTTCCTCCACATCCTGCCTGCCCATCAGCAGCCACACTCCCAGCTGCTGCACCACCACCTCACACAGGACGGCCAG GGCGGCCCAAGCCAGCGCAGCCAGTCCAGCGGCATGCAGCAGAAGACCCAGGCCACAAAGTCAAGCTACGGTAGCTCCCCCTACTGGGGCAACTGa
- the LOC118776583 gene encoding ubiquitin-associated protein 2-like isoform X3, with product MMTSLVSDRTRGSRDKALPATTQSTQPQKQIQATAEQIRLAQVIYDKNDADFEDKVKQLMEVTGKNQDECMVALHDCNEDVNRAINFLLEDSSDTNSWETVGKKRGLVKEGSENKENREKRGEREASRGRGGPTKRGRGATRVRDVRSEENGVDPGPGDRGVDRRGRGRGRGMGVRGRGRGAGGSRFSSQGMGTFNPADYTASAGAEGTRTDTWESGANDGVDGTGAWRNSLDDWATDDWNEDLSETKVFIASSAPAAENHVAPGQSLDLASLLHKPASVEEAGEMEPPSPEGLGHSLVFTNSQHNSRTSATSYAHAALSSVLGSGFGNLGGSKPGQQSAGAQVMEQLKGPGLGPRPTPQPVAGGNSSSTAGVSVTPAASVAPGVSVTSSSVSTSSWDIKPPVTQTTTAASSQFSREFKSQPEPSLVLSQLAQRQQNSLSQPGHLPQVRPASPAARPAPSPPGLEPFPKPHDASLPQDDPSPGAKAMTGDSQGSGSGQQRQMKTQKRRITPTSKIPSSAVEMPGSADVSGLNVQFGALDFGSEAALPDFGQPENNSTREAVPGAQTQSTLYPIPISEPLGSALSLPLPSSLAPPSCATPPASSSSSSSSSGSSLETSAPSHSHLAFPQSQDPPAAPVTNGFNGVRNPTPLDTTSASSTPKPESPSLSSGGSSAQAPSALLPPSVPPHSAALPSLTSELPPASLPALSSHVNSTQSSGSTLSSSSSLTHTIVDSTSSHSTSSVPAFSSATAPLSSNGTASGSSAVSVTSSTHGTGALGLTGNGTTVPSVCRTAPLPSSSSGKAPPNLAQGVPPLLPNQYIMGPGGLLPAYPQIYGYEDLQMLQSRLPMDYYGITFPGPTATLAGRDGSLANTPYSGEVTKFGRADSASPAPPTSLSAAPPPQAPQPPQSQAQSQAAQQQQSGHGAQQAFLNPALPPGYGYTGLPYYPGVPGVPSAFQYGPTMFVPPASAKQHGVGLGNPSTQFQQQPASYGQHTYASGFDDLTQGPAGGDYSKGGYSSSSQAQAKAAAGPGKGISVTSGNAGVPDMTTSVYNKTQSFDKQGFHTGTPPPFSLPSALGGTGPLNPGGAPGYAPAPFLHILPAHQQPHSQLLHHHLTQDGQGGPSQRSQSSGMQQKTQATKSSYGSSPYWGN from the exons aaCTCATGGGAGACGGTGGGGAAGAAGCGAGGCCTGGTGAAGGAGGGATCAGAGAACAAGGAGAACCGGGAGAAGAGGGGCGAGAGGGAGGCCAGCCGGGGCCGTGGGGGGCCAACCAAAAGGGGCCGGGGAGCCACCCGCGTCCGCGATG TGCGGTCGGAGGAGAACGGTGTTGACCCCGGTCCAGGAGACAGGGGAGTGGACcgcagagggaggggaagaggccGAG GGATGGGAGTtcgagggagggggagaggagctgGTGGGAGCCGGTTTTCCTCCCAGGGAATGGG gacCTTCAACCCCGCTGACTACACTGCCAGCGCAGGGGCGGAGGGCACTCGCACAGACACCTGGGAGTCGGGGGCAAACGACGGCGTCGATGGAACAG gTGCCTGGAGAAACTCCCTGGATGACTGGGCCACAGATGACTGGAATGAAGAC CTGTCTGAGACCAAAGTGTTCATCGCCTCCTCTGCTCCTGCGGCTGAGAACCATGTCGCACCTGGGCAAAG TCTGGACCTGGCGTCTCTGCTGCACAAGCCCGCGAGCGTGGAGGAGGCGGGGGAGAtggagcccccctcccccgaggGTCTGGGCCACAGCCTGGTGTTCACCAACTCCCAGCACAACTCCAGAACCTCTGCCACCAGCTACGCCCACGCCGCCCTG TCCTCAGTGCTGGGTTCTGGCTTTGGGAACCTGGGCGGCTCCAAGCCGGGCCAGCAGTCGGCTGGAGCTCAGGTAATGGAGCAGCTGAAGGGGCCCGGTCTGGGGCCTCGGCCCACGCCACAGCCCGTCGCCGGGGGCAACAGTAGTAGCACCGCAGGGGTGTCGGTGACTCCGGCAGCATCGGTGGCTCCGGGGGTCTCGGTGACCTCGAGCTCTGTCTCCACGTCCTCCTGGGACATCAAGCCTCCGGTGACTCAGACGACCACCGCGGCCTCCTCCCAGTTCAGTC GGGAATTTAAGTCTCAGCCGGAGCCATCCCTGGTCCTCAGCCAGCTCGCCCAGAGGCAGCAGAACTCCCTGTCCCAACCAGGCCACCTGCCCCAGGTCCGACCTGCAAGCCCCGccgcccgccccgccccctcacccccgGGTCTTGAGCCCTTCCCCAAACCCCACGACGCCTCCCTGCCCCAAGACGACCCCTCTCCTGGGGCCAAGGCAATGACAGGGGACTCCCAGGGCAGTGGCAGCGGCCAGCAGAGGCAGATGAAGACACAGAAACGCAGGATAACCCCCACTTCCAAG ATTCCGTCCTCTGCAGTGGAGATGCCCGGCTCGGCGGACGTCTCTGGGCTCAACGTGCAGTTTGGGGCCCTGGACTTTGGTTCCGAGGCAGCCCTGCCTGACTTTGGCCAGCCGGAGAACAACAGCACCAGAGAAGCGGTTCctggagcacagacacagagcacccTCTACCCCATACCCATCAG TGAGCCGCTGGGAAGCGCGCTGTCTCTGCCGCTGCCTTCATCCCTGGCCCCGCCCAGCTGTGCCACGCCCCCTGCCTCTTCGTCATCTTCGTCCTCATCCTCTGGGAGCAGCTTGGAGACGAGCGCACCCTCACACTCGCACCTCGCCTTCCCCCAGAGCCAGGACCCCCCCGCGGCTCCGGTCACT aatggCTTCAATGGTGTAAGGAACCCCACTCCACTGGACA CTACATCAGCCTCCTCCACTCCAAAGCCAGAGTCGCCATCTTTGAGCAGCGGCGGTAGCTCTGCCCAGGCACCCTCCGCCCTGCTGCCCCCCTCCGTGCCCCCCCACAGCGCCGCCCTGCCCAGCCTGACCTCAGAGCTGCCCCCCGCCTCCCTGCCCGCCCTCAGCAG TCATGTGAACAGCACACAGTCCTCGGGCTCGACCCTCTCCTCCAGTTCCTCTCTCACA CACACCATTGTGGACAGTACGAGCTCCCACAGCACCTCCTCTGTCCCTGCCTTCTCCTCGGCTACCGCCCCCCTCAGCAGCAACGGGACCGCGAGCGGTAGCAGCGCGGTCAGCGTGACCAGCAGCACGCACGGGACTGGGGCCCTGGGCCTGACCGGAAACGGGACGACCGTTCCCTCTGTCTGCCGAACCGCGCCGCTGCCGTCGTCGTCATCGG GTAAAGCGCCCCCTAACCTGGCCCAGGGGGTGCCCCCTCTGCTGCCCAACCAGTACATCATGGGCCCAGGCGGGCTGCTCCCTGCGTACCCG CAGATCTACGGCTACGAGGACCTCCAGATGTTGCAGTCGCGGCTGCCGATG GATTACTACGGAATCACATTCCCAGGCCCGACGGCGACGCTGGCAGGCAGAGACGGCAGTCTCGCCAACACCCCTTACTCAG GTGAAGTGACGAAATTCGGCAGGGCGGACTCGGCCTccccggccccgcccaccaGCTTGTCGgcggccccgcccccgcagGCCCCGCAGCCCCCGCAGAGCCAGGCGCAGAGCCAGGCggcgcagcagcagcagagcggCCACGGCGCCCAGCAGGCCTTCCTCAACCCCGCGCTGCCGCCCGGCTACGGCTACACCGGCCTGCCCTACTACCCCGGCGTGCCGGGCGTGCCCAGCGCCTTCCAGTACGGCCCCACCATGTTCGTGCCGCCCGCCTCCGCCAAGCAGCACGGCGTCGGCCTCGGCAACCCCTCCACCCAGTTCCAGCAGCAGCCCGCCTCGTACGGACAGCACACCTACGCCTCAG GGTTTGATGATCTGACACAGGGCCCAGCTGGAGGAGACTACAGCAAAGGGGGCTACAGCAGCTCCTCCCAAGCACAGGCCAAGGCTGCTGCTGGCCCGGGCAAAG GTATCTCTGTGACCTCCGGCAATGCCGGGGTACCGGATATGACTACTTCTGTTTACAACAAGACCCAG TCCTTCGATAAGCAGGGATTCCACACCGGGACGCCCCCGCCCTTCAGCCTGCCCTCGGCGCTGGGGGGCACAGGACCCCTGAACCCCGGGGGAGCCCCTGGATACGCCCCCGCTCCCTTCCTCCACATCCTGCCTGCCCATCAGCAGCCACACTCCCAGCTGCTGCACCACCACCTCACACAGGACGGCCAG GGCGGCCCAAGCCAGCGCAGCCAGTCCAGCGGCATGCAGCAGAAGACCCAGGCCACAAAGTCAAGCTACGGTAGCTCCCCCTACTGGGGCAACTGa